In the genome of Sphingomonas naphthae, one region contains:
- a CDS encoding SPOR domain-containing protein translates to MGSFGAVKFKAIGVTALLLAFASAPALAGVAEGNAAWMAGDFNKAVIEWRPDADAGVPEAQFNLGQAYKLGRGVTMNLAEAEKWYRKSAQLGFADAQDLLGLMLFRQGDRKEAMMWIEKSAARGEPRAMYVLGTAKFNGDFAAKDWPGAYALMTKASAAGIPQAKQSLDQMERYLTPQDKAAAGVTADTRLAQNSQPPASPRVPQGTGYTPVNPAAAPAPAPAQVAAAAPAYQPPYQAPPMAPPPPPAADGPTVNMDGASVAVPGPEVNVRASSVPGTIQQVPVPGSTAAPAPVAPPRAAPPAYVPPAYTPPPPAPVQVAEAPAPRPAPPKPAPRPAGTGPWKIQLGAFATPGGAKEAWLKLSGRVGMLQGLRYAPQAAGSVTRLQAAGVASKAEAQRICRAVVAVGNGCFPVAP, encoded by the coding sequence GTGGGGAGTTTCGGGGCTGTGAAGTTCAAGGCGATCGGTGTGACGGCGCTCCTGCTGGCGTTCGCGTCGGCCCCGGCGCTCGCGGGTGTTGCCGAGGGCAATGCCGCGTGGATGGCCGGCGATTTCAACAAGGCGGTGATCGAATGGCGCCCCGACGCCGACGCGGGCGTGCCCGAGGCGCAGTTCAACCTGGGCCAGGCCTATAAGCTGGGTCGCGGCGTGACGATGAACCTGGCCGAAGCCGAGAAATGGTATCGCAAGTCCGCGCAGCTCGGCTTCGCCGACGCGCAGGACCTGCTGGGCCTGATGCTGTTCCGCCAGGGCGACCGCAAGGAAGCCATGATGTGGATCGAGAAATCGGCCGCCCGGGGCGAACCGCGCGCGATGTATGTGCTGGGCACCGCCAAATTCAACGGCGATTTCGCCGCCAAGGACTGGCCGGGCGCCTATGCGCTGATGACCAAGGCGTCGGCCGCCGGCATCCCGCAGGCCAAGCAGAGCCTCGACCAGATGGAACGCTATCTGACGCCGCAGGACAAGGCGGCGGCGGGCGTGACGGCCGATACGCGCCTCGCGCAGAACAGCCAGCCGCCCGCCTCGCCGCGCGTGCCGCAGGGCACGGGCTATACACCGGTCAACCCGGCAGCCGCGCCCGCTCCGGCACCCGCGCAGGTGGCCGCCGCCGCGCCCGCCTACCAGCCGCCCTATCAGGCGCCGCCGATGGCCCCGCCCCCGCCGCCCGCCGCCGATGGCCCGACGGTGAACATGGACGGCGCCAGCGTCGCCGTGCCGGGGCCGGAAGTGAACGTGCGCGCCAGCAGCGTGCCGGGTACGATCCAGCAGGTGCCGGTGCCGGGATCGACGGCCGCCCCCGCGCCGGTCGCCCCGCCGCGCGCCGCGCCGCCGGCCTATGTGCCGCCCGCCTACACCCCGCCCCCGCCGGCCCCGGTGCAGGTGGCCGAGGCGCCCGCGCCCAGGCCGGCCCCGCCGAAGCCCGCGCCGCGCCCGGCCGGCACCGGCCCGTGGAAGATCCAGCTCGGCGCCTTCGCCACGCCCGGCGGCGCCAAGGAGGCGTGGCTCAAGCTCTCGGGCCGGGTCGGCATGTTGCAGGGCCTGCGCTATGCGCCGCAAGCCGCCGGGTCGGTGACCCGCCTCCAGGCCGCCGGCGTCGCCAGCAAGGCCGAGGCGCAGCGCATCTGCCGCGCGGTGGTCGCGGTGGGCAACGGCTGCTTCCCGGTCGCGCCCTGA